One window from the genome of Pedobacter schmidteae encodes:
- a CDS encoding putative signal transducing protein — translation MDKIVVFETYYNPIEANIVKARLIDSGIQCFLSDENTITINPLYTQALGGVKLHLFERDVATATSILQDENVELNIQEATDAGLIENGVGTKDVENALICPNCGSDNVGYVQATKNRFGIFTIIVSLLLLVYPFSVKKTHHCFNCEHEF, via the coding sequence ATGGATAAGATCGTCGTATTTGAAACCTATTACAACCCTATAGAGGCTAATATTGTCAAGGCAAGATTAATTGACAGCGGGATTCAGTGTTTTCTTTCCGATGAAAATACCATTACCATAAATCCATTATATACGCAGGCGCTTGGAGGTGTTAAGCTTCATTTGTTTGAGCGGGATGTGGCCACGGCAACTAGCATTTTACAAGACGAGAATGTTGAATTGAATATCCAGGAGGCTACTGATGCAGGTCTTATTGAAAATGGGGTGGGGACTAAGGATGTGGAAAATGCACTGATTTGTCCCAATTGCGGATCTGATAACGTAGGTTATGTGCAAGCTACCAAAAATAGGTTTGGCATATTTACCATAATTGTTTCTTTGCTGTTGCTGGTGTATCCCTTTAGCGTAAAGAAAACACATCACTGTTTTAATTGCGAACATGAATTCTAA